One Cohnella candidum genomic region harbors:
- a CDS encoding anti-sigma factor domain-containing protein produces MNRGTVMEKKGGTAVLLTPDGQFVRVKASRDAAVGEEIPWTEADRVAGQSASTGRRRRWISAGAFAAALLLFVVALVSFRTPPVVAYVSMDINPSIELGLDAKERVRELRALNEDAAVIVDGVKYKGKPVEDVTKALAGKLAESHILTPETGGDIVIASVSVRKVGEGWEAQVAAKISSVLQEAGTGSKVTQPDSSGTKPSLTIETLYLPEEVREEAQENGLSAGKMAFWLAAENSGREIPLEELQKTSVRKVASDWGGVEKVLKDGKIDKGDKESWKQLLAEAKSKNKQLKETDEDAAKATNQPKTEDDVSADVGKGAGDAAGQDKNKDKDKDKDKEKDKDQNKGKDEDAQGKNRGKGNDKNGGKSGASGNAAVDPQDSNGDPVKYGGQTQDRNENRDKGKSSEDNPGNKNQDEEKGRDPQQGNGKGNDDSQSKGRGQDRGSNGGKKQDKER; encoded by the coding sequence ATGAATCGGGGCACGGTCATGGAGAAGAAAGGCGGTACGGCCGTCTTGTTGACGCCCGACGGACAATTCGTCCGGGTGAAGGCAAGCCGCGATGCGGCCGTCGGCGAAGAGATCCCTTGGACGGAAGCGGACCGCGTGGCGGGTCAATCCGCTTCAACCGGGCGGAGGAGGCGCTGGATTTCCGCGGGCGCTTTCGCCGCGGCGCTGCTGCTGTTCGTCGTGGCGCTCGTTTCTTTCCGTACTCCACCCGTGGTGGCTTACGTATCGATGGACATCAACCCCAGCATCGAGCTGGGCCTGGACGCCAAAGAACGGGTTCGCGAACTTCGCGCCTTGAACGAGGATGCGGCGGTCATCGTGGATGGAGTGAAATACAAGGGCAAGCCGGTGGAAGACGTTACGAAAGCATTGGCAGGCAAACTTGCCGAGTCTCATATTCTGACGCCGGAAACCGGCGGCGATATCGTCATTGCCAGCGTAAGCGTCCGGAAAGTCGGCGAGGGATGGGAAGCCCAAGTCGCCGCGAAGATCAGCAGCGTGCTGCAGGAAGCCGGCACCGGTTCGAAGGTAACCCAGCCGGATTCTTCAGGGACGAAGCCTTCGCTCACGATTGAGACGTTGTACCTTCCGGAAGAGGTTCGGGAAGAAGCGCAGGAAAACGGTTTGTCCGCCGGCAAGATGGCGTTCTGGCTCGCGGCGGAGAACAGCGGACGTGAGATCCCTTTGGAAGAGCTCCAGAAGACGTCGGTCCGAAAGGTGGCTTCCGATTGGGGCGGTGTGGAAAAGGTGCTGAAGGACGGCAAAATCGACAAGGGTGACAAAGAGTCTTGGAAGCAGCTGCTCGCCGAAGCCAAAAGCAAGAACAAGCAGTTGAAGGAAACGGACGAGGATGCGGCGAAGGCGACGAATCAGCCGAAAACCGAAGACGACGTTTCCGCTGACGTTGGCAAAGGCGCAGGCGACGCCGCCGGCCAGGACAAGAATAAGGATAAAGATAAGGATAAGGACAAAGAGAAAGACAAGGACCAAAACAAGGGCAAAGACGAAGACGCTCAGGGCAAAAACAGGGGCAAAGGCAACGATAAGAACGGAGGCAAGTCCGGCGCTTCCGGGAATGCCGCTGTCGATCCGCAGGATTCGAACGGAGATCCGGTCAAATACGGCGGACAAACCCAGGATCGGAATGAAAACCGCGATAAAGGCAAAAGCAGCGAGGATAACCCAGGCAACAAAAATCAGGATGAGGAAAAAGGCCGAGACCCACAACAGGGCAACGGGAAAGGGAACGACGATTCGCAGAGCAAGGGCCGCGGGCAAGACCGCGGCTCAAACGGCGGTAAAAAGCAAGACAAAGAACGATGA
- a CDS encoding leucyl aminopeptidase, which yields MVWTGWQLQWTADGSEIAARDASGRAAEAVVVLVDAAALKGESALYQNEFDQSLRDFFRRGAFAALPGETQVIPTLGRSAERYVVFAGCPLDAPTAKEVRIAAAAVGKTLAGLRMGAVKWKVPSRLTDRLGLRAAASACAEGLLLGSYKKDTAAAEGRMLPQWDLRFDLERAEEAEAWDQGFLEGVRTADAVCYARELTNLPSNILTPARFAQEAVELANRSSLLACRVYDENEAAAEGMGGLLAVGMGSVNPPRMIVLRYAGDPDSDEWTGLIGKGVTFDTGGINLKPGAGMEEFISDMGGAAAVFGVMRGLAEHRLRANVVAVVPAAENMPSGSAFKPGDVITTYSGKTVEILNTDAEGRVVLADGLTTAIREGAGKLIDVATLTGAVMHALGDVTTGAVTNDKPLLQAIERASERAGEYVWPLPSHPEYRKMLRSSVADLKNHGGAWGGAIAGGLFIGSFAEELPWVHLDIGGTAWMWEDRDHEPKGGTGVMVRTLLEYFRGDSGSNG from the coding sequence ATGGTGTGGACAGGATGGCAGTTGCAGTGGACGGCAGACGGATCGGAAATCGCCGCCCGGGACGCTTCGGGACGCGCGGCGGAAGCCGTCGTCGTCCTGGTGGATGCGGCAGCGTTGAAAGGCGAATCCGCTCTTTATCAAAACGAGTTCGATCAATCGCTCCGCGACTTTTTCCGTCGCGGGGCTTTTGCCGCTTTGCCGGGCGAAACGCAGGTCATTCCGACGCTCGGACGGAGCGCGGAGCGTTATGTGGTATTCGCGGGCTGTCCACTGGACGCTCCAACCGCCAAAGAAGTTCGGATCGCGGCGGCAGCCGTCGGAAAAACGCTTGCCGGTCTTCGGATGGGCGCGGTGAAGTGGAAAGTGCCGTCCCGGCTGACGGATCGCTTAGGATTACGGGCCGCCGCTTCCGCCTGCGCGGAAGGTTTGCTGCTCGGCTCCTATAAGAAAGACACTGCCGCTGCGGAGGGCCGAATGCTGCCGCAGTGGGATTTGCGGTTCGATCTAGAACGGGCGGAAGAAGCCGAGGCCTGGGACCAAGGGTTTCTGGAAGGCGTGCGGACGGCGGACGCCGTCTGTTACGCCAGGGAGCTTACCAATCTGCCGAGCAATATTCTTACCCCTGCCCGGTTCGCCCAAGAGGCGGTGGAGCTCGCTAACCGTTCCAGCCTGCTGGCCTGCCGGGTATACGATGAGAACGAGGCTGCGGCCGAAGGCATGGGCGGGCTGCTCGCCGTCGGCATGGGAAGCGTGAATCCTCCGAGGATGATCGTGCTCCGTTATGCCGGAGACCCTGACTCTGACGAGTGGACCGGCTTGATCGGGAAAGGCGTGACTTTCGACACCGGCGGCATCAACCTGAAACCCGGAGCGGGGATGGAAGAGTTCATCTCCGACATGGGCGGCGCGGCAGCCGTGTTCGGGGTCATGAGAGGATTGGCCGAGCACCGGCTGCGCGCCAACGTCGTGGCGGTCGTTCCCGCGGCAGAGAATATGCCTTCAGGCAGCGCCTTCAAGCCGGGAGACGTTATCACCACCTACAGCGGCAAGACGGTGGAGATCTTGAACACGGACGCGGAAGGCCGCGTCGTGCTGGCCGACGGCCTGACGACCGCGATCCGCGAAGGCGCGGGCAAGCTGATCGACGTGGCGACCTTGACGGGCGCCGTCATGCACGCGCTCGGCGACGTGACGACCGGCGCGGTCACCAACGATAAGCCGCTGCTGCAGGCGATCGAGAGGGCGTCGGAGCGGGCCGGCGAGTATGTCTGGCCGCTGCCGTCGCATCCCGAGTATCGGAAAATGCTCCGCAGCAGCGTCGCGGATTTGAAAAACCACGGCGGCGCCTGGGGCGGCGCGATCGCCGGAGGACTCTTCATCGGCTCGTTCGCCGAGGAGCTTCCTTGGGTGCATCTCGATATCGGCGGGACGGCCTGGATGTGGGAAGACCGAGACCATGAGCCTAAAGGCGGAACCGGCGTCATGGTCAGGACGCTGCTCGAGTATTTCCGGGGAGATTCCGGCTCAAACGGGTAA
- the bshB2 gene encoding bacillithiol biosynthesis deacetylase BshB2, protein MTQNILVILPHPDDEAFGLSGTLAKYISEGARVTYACLTLGEMGRNMGIPPFANRVTLPAIRALELEESCKAIGIQDVRKLGYHDKTIEFEDKDALDADILSLIREVRPEIVFTFYPGHSVHPDHDATGAAVVRTISRLPKEERPIVRCIAFSKNKDEAIGKPDVHVDIRGFLKQKLASIQAHRSQFQAAELLGKGKNAKKEMESRFGNESFYTYRFD, encoded by the coding sequence ATGACGCAAAATATTTTGGTGATCTTGCCGCATCCCGACGACGAAGCGTTCGGCCTGTCCGGAACGCTGGCCAAATACATCAGCGAAGGAGCGCGCGTGACTTACGCCTGCTTGACGCTCGGCGAAATGGGCCGCAACATGGGCATCCCGCCGTTCGCGAATCGGGTGACGCTTCCCGCCATCCGCGCGCTGGAGCTGGAGGAATCCTGCAAAGCCATCGGCATTCAGGACGTCCGGAAGCTCGGCTATCATGACAAAACGATCGAGTTCGAAGACAAAGACGCCTTGGACGCCGATATTCTGTCCCTGATTCGCGAGGTGCGTCCCGAAATCGTGTTCACCTTTTATCCCGGGCACAGCGTCCATCCGGACCACGACGCCACCGGAGCCGCCGTCGTGCGTACGATCTCCCGGCTGCCGAAGGAAGAGCGGCCGATCGTCCGATGCATCGCCTTCTCCAAAAACAAGGACGAAGCGATCGGCAAACCCGACGTGCACGTGGACATCCGCGGGTTCCTGAAGCAGAAGCTCGCTTCGATCCAGGCGCACCGTTCGCAGTTCCAGGCGGCCGAATTGCTCGGCAAAGGAAAGAATGCCAAGAAAGAGATGGAAAGCCGTTTCGGCAACGAAAGCTTTTATACGTATCGTTTCGATTGA
- a CDS encoding HesB/YadR/YfhF family protein → MELVVTPAALACFREEWAFEDGEQIRIFVRYVSGGETPFALGITRDTPQEAGLIASAGPLTFYMESKDVWFLEGNPLLVDCEGEDIVFRIGSR, encoded by the coding sequence ATGGAGCTTGTGGTGACGCCGGCCGCGCTGGCATGTTTCCGCGAAGAATGGGCGTTTGAGGACGGGGAGCAAATCCGGATTTTCGTGAGGTACGTCAGCGGCGGAGAAACGCCCTTCGCGTTGGGAATTACGCGGGACACTCCGCAGGAAGCCGGCCTGATCGCGTCCGCAGGACCGCTTACGTTTTACATGGAGAGCAAGGACGTCTGGTTTCTCGAAGGCAACCCGCTTTTGGTCGATTGCGAGGGCGAGGATATCGTTTTTCGCATAGGCTCGCGTTGA
- the sigI gene encoding RNA polymerase sigma-I factor, with product MLLVLWKRWFSPGHAAASHEDDGSATESRVAAIQQGDEEQRERLIVQYRPFIVKTASKFSRRFIDPERDDEFSVALAAFDEAINRYSPEAGGRFIGFAETVITRRLIDFVRQEKRHSASVPYSALTDGSDEDQDALNRVESAAAMEVYERDLAAELRRSEIAMLSEQLALFGIRFQDLVDGSPRHKDSRETLVRIGRTLAEAPELFRVMLDKRQLPVKELCSAVSVSRKTVERHRKYLIAVSLIAGGAYPCLRSYIALERSGEEGDRP from the coding sequence GTGCTGCTCGTACTTTGGAAAAGATGGTTCTCCCCCGGGCACGCCGCCGCTTCCCATGAAGATGACGGGAGCGCGACTGAAAGCCGGGTGGCGGCCATTCAACAAGGCGATGAAGAGCAAAGAGAGAGGCTCATCGTTCAATATCGGCCGTTTATCGTCAAGACGGCCAGCAAGTTCAGCCGGCGGTTCATCGATCCGGAGCGCGACGACGAGTTCAGCGTCGCCCTGGCGGCATTCGACGAAGCGATCAACCGGTATTCGCCGGAAGCGGGCGGCAGGTTCATCGGCTTCGCCGAAACGGTCATCACGCGGCGGCTCATCGATTTCGTCCGGCAAGAGAAGCGCCATTCCGCAAGCGTACCTTATAGCGCGCTGACGGACGGCTCGGATGAAGACCAGGACGCGCTGAACCGCGTCGAAAGCGCCGCTGCGATGGAAGTTTACGAGCGTGATTTGGCCGCGGAACTGCGCAGATCGGAAATCGCGATGCTCTCGGAGCAGCTCGCTCTGTTTGGCATACGCTTCCAGGACCTTGTGGACGGTTCGCCGCGCCATAAGGATTCGAGAGAGACGCTCGTCCGGATCGGCCGGACGCTCGCCGAAGCGCCTGAGCTATTCCGAGTCATGCTGGACAAGCGCCAGCTGCCGGTGAAAGAGCTTTGTTCGGCAGTGTCCGTTTCCCGCAAGACGGTGGAACGGCACCGCAAGTATTTGATCGCGGTATCTTTGATCGCGGGCGGGGCTTATCCTTGCTTGCGTTCATACATAGCTTTGGAACGCAGCGGAGAAGAGGGGGATCGGCCATGA
- a CDS encoding ATP-binding protein, with amino-acid sequence MEAWKTRYFPVLAEFVRTGGNDFRKETEELRRELNGTSQDEVLKHHEESVRFLFSFADPEDRMTLVHRSLLFLTELLIALRMPEHAAAEEAPRSEPVFSAALNAAPIMEETQPNKFETVLQHMDSGVALFDEAGNLRFLNVQMSKFLQAPRRSLIGCTLRQLLFHPHLDRTTRRFFLQMLKEMRQYRRFHGEFQDTAGRILLVGISQSEELEGDFLVSVKDVSEYKQIEQAAFQNDKLAMLGKIAAAIAHEIRNPLTSIRGFIQLLTPFLRDIGKQEYARIILSEIDRANDIIYEFLNSSKPSAPMKQTVLVGLLLKEMILLSESEAHMKGCELNCEIFDPYLTVAIDVKQVKQVLLNIIKNAMDAIHEVGDGRKGRIDVSARREGKFALISVRDNGKGMDRNTLGRLFDPFFTTKEEGTGLGLSVSYRIINNHGGTIHVDSQLNEGTEFMIYLPSTDGKE; translated from the coding sequence ATGGAAGCTTGGAAGACAAGGTATTTTCCTGTACTTGCCGAATTCGTCCGAACGGGCGGAAACGATTTCCGCAAAGAAACGGAAGAACTTCGCAGGGAGCTTAACGGGACGAGCCAAGACGAAGTGCTGAAGCATCACGAAGAAAGCGTTCGTTTCCTATTCTCTTTCGCCGACCCCGAAGACCGGATGACCCTCGTTCATCGGTCTCTTTTGTTTTTGACGGAATTGCTCATTGCCCTCCGGATGCCGGAACATGCGGCGGCCGAAGAAGCCCCCCGCAGCGAGCCGGTTTTCTCCGCCGCGCTGAACGCCGCGCCGATCATGGAGGAAACGCAGCCGAACAAATTTGAAACCGTTCTCCAGCACATGGACAGCGGCGTCGCCTTGTTCGACGAAGCCGGCAACCTCCGTTTTCTGAACGTACAGATGTCCAAATTCCTGCAGGCGCCCCGGCGGTCGCTGATCGGCTGCACGCTGCGCCAGCTCTTGTTCCATCCCCATTTGGACCGTACCACCCGTCGGTTTTTCCTCCAGATGCTGAAGGAAATGAGGCAGTACCGCCGTTTTCACGGCGAGTTCCAGGACACCGCGGGCCGCATTCTTCTCGTGGGGATTTCCCAATCGGAGGAACTCGAAGGGGATTTTCTGGTCAGCGTGAAGGACGTCTCGGAATATAAGCAGATCGAGCAGGCGGCGTTCCAGAACGACAAGCTGGCTATGCTCGGTAAAATCGCCGCGGCGATCGCCCATGAAATCCGGAACCCGCTCACCTCCATCCGCGGCTTCATCCAGCTGCTCACCCCGTTTCTCCGGGATATCGGGAAGCAGGAGTATGCCCGGATCATCCTGTCGGAGATCGACCGGGCGAACGATATCATTTACGAGTTCCTCAATTCCTCCAAGCCTTCCGCGCCCATGAAACAGACGGTGCTGGTCGGTTTGCTGCTCAAGGAAATGATCCTGCTCTCCGAGAGCGAAGCCCATATGAAGGGCTGCGAGCTTAATTGCGAAATTTTCGATCCTTACCTGACGGTGGCGATCGACGTCAAGCAAGTCAAGCAGGTGCTGCTCAACATCATTAAGAACGCGATGGATGCCATCCACGAGGTCGGGGACGGACGCAAGGGAAGGATCGACGTTTCGGCAAGGCGCGAAGGCAAATTCGCGCTCATCTCCGTCCGGGATAATGGGAAGGGAATGGACCGGAACACGCTCGGCCGTCTGTTCGACCCGTTCTTCACGACCAAGGAAGAAGGGACGGGGCTCGGCCTCTCCGTCAGCTACCGGATCATCAATAACCACGGCGGCACGATCCATGTCGACAGCCAGCTGAACGAAGGAACCGAATTCATGATTTATTTGCCTTCGACCGACGGAAAAGAGTAG
- a CDS encoding peroxiredoxin, with amino-acid sequence MAERLVGRKAPNFNMETALGDGTGFGNAQLSDYKGKWLVFFFYPLDFTFVCPTEITALSDAAEEFKKLNTEILGVSVDSKHSHKAWINTPKNDNGLGKLNFPLASDITKEVARDYGVLIEEEGVALRGLFIVDPEGELKYQVVNHNDVGRSVEETLRVLQALQSGGLCPMNWKPGDKNLVVK; translated from the coding sequence ATGGCAGAACGTTTGGTAGGTCGCAAGGCTCCGAACTTCAATATGGAGACGGCCCTCGGCGACGGCACGGGCTTCGGCAACGCCCAACTGTCCGATTACAAAGGCAAATGGCTCGTATTCTTCTTCTATCCGCTGGACTTCACGTTCGTGTGCCCGACGGAAATCACCGCTTTGTCCGATGCTGCGGAAGAGTTCAAGAAGCTGAACACCGAGATCCTCGGCGTCAGCGTGGACAGCAAGCACAGCCACAAAGCGTGGATCAACACGCCGAAGAACGACAACGGCCTTGGCAAGCTGAACTTCCCGCTCGCTTCCGACATCACCAAAGAAGTCGCGCGCGATTACGGCGTCCTGATCGAAGAGGAAGGCGTTGCCTTGCGCGGCTTGTTCATCGTCGATCCGGAAGGCGAACTGAAATACCAAGTCGTTAACCATAACGACGTAGGCCGCAGCGTCGAAGAAACGCTCCGCGTGCTGCAGGCGCTCCAATCCGGCGGGCTGTGCCCGATGAACTGGAAACCGGGCGACAAAAACCTGGTCGTAAAATAA
- a CDS encoding sulfite oxidase-like oxidoreductase — protein sequence MNTKHSLENRVPPGQHLTSAFPVLHYGEVPYYRDVSSQWNLRLFGLVEEEAVISHDEFMKLPRRTYGNDIHCVTTWSKLDNEWEGVAVATVLERVKIKPEAKYVMLHAEHGWTTNLPLEDFLRDTSFLAIKHNGEALSPEHGYPVRMVVPHLYFWKSAKWLRSIEFRETDRPGFWERNGYHMYGDPWEEQRYDFD from the coding sequence ATGAATACGAAACATAGTCTGGAAAACCGCGTACCGCCGGGACAGCATTTGACGAGCGCCTTCCCGGTGCTGCATTACGGGGAGGTTCCCTATTACCGTGATGTGAGCAGCCAGTGGAATTTGCGGTTGTTCGGACTGGTGGAAGAAGAAGCGGTTATTTCCCATGACGAATTCATGAAGCTGCCGCGCCGAACGTACGGCAACGACATCCATTGCGTCACCACGTGGTCCAAGCTGGACAACGAATGGGAAGGCGTGGCCGTCGCGACGGTGCTGGAACGGGTGAAAATAAAGCCCGAAGCCAAATACGTCATGCTGCACGCGGAGCATGGCTGGACGACGAATTTGCCCCTGGAGGATTTCCTGCGCGACACTTCGTTCCTCGCGATCAAGCACAACGGGGAGGCTCTGTCGCCGGAGCACGGCTACCCCGTCCGCATGGTCGTGCCGCACCTCTATTTCTGGAAAAGCGCCAAGTGGCTCCGGAGCATCGAATTCCGGGAAACCGACCGGCCCGGCTTCTGGGAGCGGAACGGCTACCATATGTACGGGGACCCCTGGGAAGAGCAAAGGTACGATTTCGATTGA
- a CDS encoding YojF family protein, with the protein MQLINPVTVQLRLNELRDQDLFIHLEMTTGAYAAHHDSSKHPAATFISNAVIRYSNGSIEGPGPYRVGLKTDNGWVYSEGLTHWDEEERERLILAGHDTQGKLVVALQLGRTPF; encoded by the coding sequence ATGCAGTTGATCAATCCCGTAACCGTGCAGCTTCGGTTGAACGAGCTGCGCGACCAAGATTTGTTTATCCATCTCGAAATGACCACGGGGGCCTATGCCGCCCATCACGACAGCTCGAAACATCCCGCGGCGACTTTCATTTCGAACGCCGTGATCCGATACTCGAACGGGTCGATCGAAGGTCCCGGTCCCTACCGGGTCGGCTTGAAAACCGATAACGGATGGGTGTACTCCGAGGGGTTGACCCACTGGGACGAAGAGGAACGGGAGCGGCTCATCCTGGCCGGCCATGACACACAAGGCAAGCTAGTCGTCGCGCTTCAGCTTGGCCGTACGCCGTTCTGA
- a CDS encoding aldolase catalytic domain-containing protein codes for MTPNKHGLHCQIVDCTVRDGGLVNNWDFSVEFVQDLYESLNEAGVEYMEIGYKNSPKLLKSDGSEGPWRFLDDAFLRKVIPNKKRTKLSALVDIGRVDEADILPREESMLDLIRVACYARDTEKAVELVKLFHDRGYETTINIMALSNVMDNELNESLALIQDSPVDYVYVVDSYGSLDPDDFRYLIEKFRRTVKNKKLGVHTHNNLQLAFANSLVASQMGVELLDSSVYGMGRAAGNTPTELLLARLNKPEYNVRPVLGMIEKHMLKLREKEEWGYLIPDMVTGMLDEHPRSAMGWRASDKRDRFTEFYDKMTTPETFHK; via the coding sequence ATGACCCCGAACAAGCACGGCTTGCATTGCCAAATCGTCGATTGCACCGTCCGCGACGGCGGACTCGTCAACAATTGGGATTTCAGCGTCGAATTCGTTCAAGACCTGTACGAGTCGCTGAACGAGGCTGGCGTCGAATATATGGAAATCGGCTATAAAAACTCCCCTAAGCTGCTCAAAAGCGACGGAAGCGAAGGACCGTGGCGTTTTCTGGACGACGCGTTCCTGCGCAAGGTCATCCCGAACAAGAAGCGCACGAAGCTGTCGGCGCTGGTCGATATCGGCCGCGTGGATGAAGCCGACATCCTGCCGCGCGAAGAGTCGATGCTCGACCTGATCCGCGTCGCCTGCTACGCGCGCGATACGGAGAAAGCCGTAGAACTCGTCAAGCTGTTCCACGATCGGGGCTACGAGACGACGATCAACATCATGGCGCTGTCCAACGTCATGGACAACGAGCTGAACGAATCTCTCGCACTGATCCAAGACAGTCCGGTAGACTACGTCTATGTCGTGGACTCCTACGGCAGCCTGGATCCGGACGATTTCCGGTACCTGATCGAGAAGTTCCGCCGCACGGTGAAAAACAAAAAGCTGGGCGTACACACGCACAATAACCTGCAGTTGGCGTTCGCCAACTCGCTGGTCGCTTCGCAGATGGGCGTCGAGCTGCTCGACTCTTCCGTCTACGGCATGGGCCGCGCCGCCGGCAATACGCCGACCGAGCTGCTGCTTGCCCGGCTCAACAAGCCGGAGTACAACGTCCGTCCGGTGCTCGGCATGATCGAGAAGCACATGCTGAAGCTGCGCGAGAAGGAAGAGTGGGGCTATCTCATTCCCGACATGGTAACGGGCATGCTCGACGAGCATCCGCGTTCGGCCATGGGCTGGCGCGCTTCCGACAAACGCGACCGCTTCACGGAGTTCTACGACAAGATGACGACGCCGGAAACGTTCCACAAATAA
- a CDS encoding MFS transporter: MKRWFVNVRRVMEPRAFESEHRRGLRIMLLEGIPANIVGSLLGGPLQTAFLLYLGFTSAQIGVVLAIPSFTLLVQLVVAFAMQKWRNRRFFVVLFAVSHRTLWVATGLIPLLFPHAAWVPLYIVLFLLSFTSAQICGIIWTSLMADAVPPAVRGKYFGIRNTVHFAVVCTTLLAGGQIMEWLPGGAGFTVLFVISAASVVWNGWELSRYPNPAFQPSENGSSFSMLFRPFADGTFMSATAFISVFLLAQNIAVPLFSYAMLNVLKLNYSEVTLITMLQNVVMMVSYYYWGVLNGRYAARKLLFWTFPLIAGSCFVWLGMAALPALLVLVAVHILLGVGLGGYNLLVFNFLIGDSPKSERPMYVAVFSALTGFAGFVGPLVGGWLYKAAADGPRWIQEYGLTAVSGAAMLALALGVGPFVFRARKPKKTTIDRGVTAR; the protein is encoded by the coding sequence ATGAAACGATGGTTCGTGAACGTTCGCCGCGTCATGGAGCCCAGAGCGTTCGAATCGGAGCATCGAAGAGGCTTGCGGATTATGCTGCTCGAAGGAATTCCGGCCAACATCGTGGGCAGTTTGCTGGGCGGGCCGCTGCAGACGGCTTTTCTGCTGTATTTGGGTTTCACGTCGGCGCAGATCGGCGTCGTGCTGGCGATTCCCTCGTTTACGTTGCTCGTTCAGCTAGTCGTGGCATTCGCCATGCAAAAATGGCGGAACCGCCGGTTTTTCGTCGTGCTGTTCGCCGTCAGCCACCGAACGCTGTGGGTGGCGACGGGACTTATCCCGCTGCTGTTCCCGCACGCCGCCTGGGTGCCGCTATATATCGTTCTTTTCCTGTTGTCGTTCACGTCGGCCCAGATTTGCGGAATCATCTGGACCTCGCTCATGGCCGATGCCGTGCCGCCTGCAGTGCGCGGCAAATATTTCGGTATCCGGAACACGGTCCATTTCGCGGTCGTTTGCACGACTTTGTTGGCGGGCGGACAGATCATGGAATGGCTGCCGGGAGGCGCGGGCTTCACCGTCCTGTTCGTGATCAGCGCGGCCAGCGTCGTCTGGAACGGCTGGGAGCTTTCCCGTTACCCGAACCCCGCCTTCCAGCCCTCCGAGAATGGGTCGTCGTTCTCCATGCTGTTCCGGCCCTTCGCGGACGGGACCTTCATGTCGGCAACGGCGTTCATATCCGTTTTTCTGTTGGCGCAAAATATCGCGGTACCGCTTTTTTCCTACGCCATGCTGAACGTCCTCAAGCTGAATTACAGCGAAGTGACGCTGATCACGATGCTGCAGAACGTCGTCATGATGGTCAGCTATTATTATTGGGGAGTCTTGAACGGGCGTTATGCGGCGAGGAAGCTGCTGTTCTGGACGTTTCCGCTGATTGCTGGATCTTGCTTCGTATGGTTGGGGATGGCGGCGCTGCCCGCGCTGCTCGTGCTCGTCGCCGTCCATATTCTGCTCGGCGTCGGTCTGGGCGGCTATAACCTGTTGGTGTTCAACTTTCTGATCGGGGATTCTCCCAAATCGGAGCGGCCTATGTACGTCGCGGTGTTTTCGGCTTTGACCGGCTTTGCCGGTTTCGTAGGGCCTCTCGTCGGCGGCTGGCTGTACAAAGCGGCGGCCGACGGCCCGCGTTGGATCCAGGAATACGGGCTGACGGCCGTGTCCGGTGCCGCCATGCTCGCGTTGGCGCTCGGAGTCGGGCCTTTCGTTTTCCGCGCGCGCAAACCGAAGAAAACGACGATCGATCGAGGAGTGACGGCAAGATGA